Part of the Papaver somniferum cultivar HN1 unplaced genomic scaffold, ASM357369v1 unplaced-scaffold_73, whole genome shotgun sequence genome is shown below.
ATGGCCAGCCCTTTTCAAGCCCCATCAGGCGGCAAATTGGATTTGTAGCGCAGAACGATGTTCTCTACCCACACTTAACCGTGGCAGAGACACTCATCTTCACCTCCCTGCTACGCCTGCCTGACAGCTTAACCAAAGAAGAGAAGGTGGAGCATGCTGAGCATGTGATTAACGAGCTAGGCCTGAACCGGTGCAGGAATAGCATGATAGGAGGTCCCCTGTTTAGGGGAATTTCAGGTGGTGAGAAAAAGAGAGTAAGCATTGGACAAGAAATGTTAATCAATCCAAGTTTACTGTTACTCGACGAACCCACCTCGGGACTAGACTCGACGACTGCTCAGCGTATCTTGACCACGATAAAGCACTTAGCAAGCGGAGGCAGAACTGTGGTCATCACTATTCACCAACCATCCAGCAGACTCTACCACATGTTTAACAAGGTGGTGTTGCTTTCAGAGGGTTGCCCAATTTACCATGGACCTGCATCCACAGCCTTGGATTATTTCTCTTCAATTGGATTTTCCACTTCCGTCACTGTCAACCCTGCTGATCTCTTACTCGATTTGGCAAATGGTATGTGATGCTGATGCACTCATGCTCTTGCACACATTTGTATTTATGTGCTTATTAAATACTccttccgtttcaggaaaagtgatattttcactttttcaatttggcccgTTTTCaggcaaaaaaacaaaatgaaaaagtgaaagcatcccttttcctgaaacggaggtaGCAAACTGTTGGGGGAATTGCACTGACGTGTGGATGAATTGCAGGAATTGCGCCTGATTGCAAAAGAACGGCGGATGAAGAAGGCGGAGATTCTCCTCAAGAGGGTGGTGGAAGCACAGAAAACGAGCAAAAATTGGTCCGGGAAGCTCTAATCTCTGCTTATGACAAGAACATAGCCACAAGGTTGAAGGCTGAACTTTGCGGGGCTATAGACATGAACAGTAACCCCCGCTATGCTGGTCCTGCCACTACCGATTCATACAAATGTGAGTAGTTGTCAATCTTTTCTGCCGCTCTTTTTTGCAAGCAACGAATTAGTTCAGAGATTTATTGCCGGTCTGAAGAATTGCTTTGATGCCTCTGAATGAAGCAGGGAACACTGTGAAGTCAGAAGAATGGGGCACCAGCTGGTGGAGGCAATTTAAAGTGCTGCTCAGGAGAGGGCTTAAGGAGCGTAGATACGAAGCTTTCAACAAATTGAGAATTTTCCAAGTAATAACGGTTGCCATTCTTGCTGGTCTCCTCTGGTGGCACTCCCCGCCATCACACATCCAGGACCGCGTAAGATTTAATATCTTAGAaaacaaacaagaagaagaattcctcgctgcaattttttttttaacacgcTTCATTCTGTCTGCAGATTGGGTTGCTCTttttcttctcagtcttctggGGGTTTTTCCCACTCTATAATGCCGTTTTCACATTTCCACAAGAACGAGCTATGCTCATCAAAGAACGTTCTTCAGGCATGTACCGGCTCTCCTCTTACTTCCTTGCCAGGACTGCAGGGGACCTTCCTATGGAGCTTGCTCTCCCCACAGTATTCGTCGTCATTATCTACTGGATGGGTGGACTCAAGCCGGACCCTGCAACCTTCGTTCTATCCCTACTTGTTGTACTCTTCAGTGTCCTTGTATCCCAAAGCTTAGGTCTTGCATTTGGTGCCATCCTGATGGATGTGAAACAAGCCACCACCTTGGCCTCAGTCACCACTCTGGTTTTCCTTATGGCTGGAGGCTATTACATTCAGCAGATCCCTGGCTTCATTGTCTGGTTCAAGTACTTGAGCTTTAGCTTCTACTGTTACAAGCTTCTTCTTGGAGTTCAATACACTGAGAATGATTACTACGAGTGCGCCAACGGAGATTTCTGCCGTGTGGTTGATTTTCCTGCAGTCAAGTCCATGGGTTCAGATCATTTGTGGATAGATGTCTGTATCATGGCTCTGATGTTGGTTGGATATCGGATAGTTGCTTATCTGGCATTGCGCAGGGTGCAAGTAAGATAAATAGTAGACAATTTTCCCCTGATGATACTCCAGCTTCCGAAGGATCTTGCCTGCATTTCATCGAAGAATACATATATATGGTTGAAGAGTTTTTTCTATTTTCCTCAACCTAGAAATTATTACATAAATCTGAGATTTTGACACTCTACGATCGCCTTGTTCCTGGTCAGAGTTACATGTACTTGCGTTTCGTTTAAGTACTAGTTTAAATCATAGAAATACAAGTGATAATGATAATAATACTAACTTGGAATTTTATTTCTCTGCACAAACTATTCTGAAATTCTGAACAAATGATATGTGCATTACAAAAACGGAAAGCAGCACCAGGATTTGCATTCATGCTGCAGCTACATATAGAAAGATAGCGTTGAAAAATAgagaaaaacagaaaagaaaacgaGACAGGGCATCCAATTCCATTACTCTTTTCTGTAGAACCTGATGTGCGAATTTTCATTATGAGTTAATGTACTGCTGCAAATTTTTGGTTCTCTTCTTATTCTTCAGCTTTCTGAAGGCACAGGATTCTATTTGCCGGATTCTTTCTCTGCTCACACCCATTAATTCCCCAATCTCCTGCAATGTTTTCATCCGTCCATCTTCCAGCCCAAACCTCCATCGGACCACCTGCTTCTCCCTTGGATTGAGAGTGCATAGCACTTTCTCCAGATCCTGCCTCATGAATTGCTTGATAAGTATATCTTCAGATgtttcatcatctggatttgaaATTATTTCCTGAAAGACAAGGGGATCACTCGTTCATAAATGAATCAGAATAAGAGCATATGGTGCGATTATAGTTGTTATACTGAAGGAAAGAGAACCAAAAGGACATACCGAAGGCTTTAGACTCTCATTGATTCCAAACTTCTGGTCAAGAGATCTTGGAGCTTTGGGAGTGAGTAGTACAGCCATTAGCCTCTTCATTGACAACCCTGTTGCCTCTGCAATCTCCTTGTCGTCAGGCTGTCTCCCTTTCTCGTTAAACAGCTGCTTTCTAGCTTCCTTTACTCGATAAGTTGCCTCAACCATGTGAAACTGTTCATATTTTGACAACAGTTTTGGAACAAAAGATTGGATGGAATCAAAACTTTAAAACTGCATCAATAGTTTGACTAAGCCAGTGGACGTAACATCATCGATAAACAATAATCAGTTATAGTTGGTTCATTTACTTCTTTTAGTGAACCAAATGTCAGTTTCTGAAGTGACAAGGGACTCATATGGTCGTGACTCTAGAAGCACCAACTCTCACTATAATAAAGGTTTTCCTGTGCAAAAGGCAATTGAGATAGTCAAGGAAAACTTACCGGTAAGCGAATTGTTCTAGATTGATCAGAAAGAGATTTTCGAACTGCCTGCTTAATCCACCAGTGGGCATAAGTTGAAAACTTGAATCCCTTTGAAGCATCAAATTTctctgcacctcttacaaggccTCGACACCCTTCCTGAGATTGGAAAAGGCATAATGATTACTATTAACATTTTTAGCCCCCTGatagggttaaaggagaaacaaaataaattcagcagaataacaaaaattaatttagttttttTGCTAGGAGTGTTTAGGCTATAAATATAAGGAAGAATACAACTAGGTATAGattttttaggaaaattccatattgGCAAGCATATCTTGTCAAATAAAAgtttctaaaataggaaaaaagaaaaaaaaatgctacACTACGTTCAATTTGGATTAATTAGATTAATTCAAATAGAAAAAAAGTAGATAAACAAATCagctaaaataagaaaaagaggAATTTGGAATTTTGTTACGGATATACGGGAGGAGACTCGTGCAGTTATACACCCCACTTCCATCGTAGCAGGACCAAGGATTACGTGGTATTACAGGATAGTTGATAATTCTTGCTATAAAGAATATCAAACATAATATACTCTCAACACACAAAAGATTATtctccaccaactttttcttccatttctgttcCCTTCCCTCTGCAATTTTTCCCATTTCTTTTCTTATGGACTTGGAATACCAAAGAATTAAAAAATGACAGCtttagataaaacaacataaaGCAATAATCAGTCACCAACTCATTCACAAATGGACGTGAACTCATAAAATGGATAATACCATTATAGAACTTTCATCTTCTTTGGATTTAAGTAACCGAACACCTGCAATCCAGGTCCCACACGCGCACACTTATTATACTGTAACTGGACACAAGCCGGACGAAACCTCCGCAAAAACCTATCTAATTTTTGCGCTGTTTTGAACATTTGTGTGTTGAATATTTCTTCTCGCGGAAGGTTATGTTTTTGCTAATCTAGTACTAGTTTTTTCACTGTGTACTACGCTTTATCAACAGTTGAGCAGAAATCTAACTCTGTCATTCTTATTTTGTATCGGAAGTCCTTAGATTTCTAAGAAAGTTTTTCCATAAGAAATTTCTAAGGACTTCCGATACAAAATAAGAATGCCAGAGTTAGACTTCCgttcaactgttgatgaagcaTGGTACACAGTGGAAAAACTAGTACTAGACGAGGAAAAACATACATTTAGGGTTAGATTCTCGGGCTTtgctagtgaagaagaagaagtattcaATGCACAAACCTTCAAAGACAGCGAAAAAATTAGATCGGTTTTTGAAGAGGTTTCATCCGGCTTGTGTCCAGTTACAGGATAATAAGTGTGCGTGTGTGGGACCTGAATTGCAGGTGTGCGCGTTACTTAAAGGCAAAGAAGATGAGAAGTTCTATAATGGTCTTATCCATTTTGTGAGTTCAATCTTCCATTTGTGAATGAGTTGGTGACTGATTATTGCttgatgttgttttatttttttggctCCTCCCATATATCCCGTAACAAAATTCCTCATTCTTTATATTAACTGATTTGGTTATCTATTTTTTTCGAACCTCATGtagcatttttatttttattttttttcatgttttaggAACTTTTATTTGGCAAGATATTC
Proteins encoded:
- the LOC113344105 gene encoding ABC transporter G family member 14-like isoform X1, which encodes MSSSQPQNTAVLPYPVRSNLPPKSVLTLPLHPITLKFEEVVYKIKLEQQKGGFCWNGTWSSKEKTILNGMTGMVCPGEILAMLGPSGSGKTTLLTALGGRLNGKLSGKITYNGQPFSSPIRRQIGFVAQNDVLYPHLTVAETLIFTSLLRLPDSLTKEEKVEHAEHVINELGLNRCRNSMIGGPLFRGISGGEKKRVSIGQEMLINPSLLLLDEPTSGLDSTTAQRILTTIKHLASGGRTVVITIHQPSSRLYHMFNKVVLLSEGCPIYHGPASTALDYFSSIGFSTSVTVNPADLLLDLANGIAPDCKRTADEEGGDSPQEGGGSTENEQKLVREALISAYDKNIATRLKAELCGAIDMNSNPRYAGPATTDSYKSGNTVKSEEWGTSWWRQFKVLLRRGLKERRYEAFNKLRIFQVITVAILAGLLWWHSPPSHIQDRIGLLFFFSVFWGFFPLYNAVFTFPQERAMLIKERSSGMYRLSSYFLARTAGDLPMELALPTVFVVIIYWMGGLKPDPATFVLSLLVVLFSVLVSQSLGLAFGAILMDVKQATTLASVTTLVFLMAGGYYIQQIPGFIVWFKYLSFSFYCYKLLLGVQYTENDYYECANGDFCRVVDFPAVKSMGSDHLWIDVCIMALMLVGYRIVAYLALRRVQVR
- the LOC113344105 gene encoding ABC transporter G family member 14-like isoform X2; this translates as MSSSQPQNTAVLPYPVRSNLPPKSVLTLPLHPITLKFEEVVYKIKLEQQKGGFCWNGTWSSKEKTILNGMTGMVCPGEILAMLGPSGSGKTTLLTALGGRLNGKLSGKITYNGQPFSSPIRRQIGFVAQNDVLYPHLTVAETLIFTSLLRLPDSLTKEEKVEHAEHVINELGLNRCRNSMIGGPLFRGISGGEKKRVSIGQEMLINPSLLLLDEPTSGLDSTTAQRILTTIKHLASGGRTVVITIHQPSSRLYHMFNKVVLLSEGCPIYHGPASTALDYFSSIGFSTSVTVNPADLLLDLANGIAPDCKRTADEEGGDSPQEGGGSTENEQKLVREALISAYDKNIATRLKAELCGAIDMNSNPRYAGPATTDSYKWNTVKSEEWGTSWWRQFKVLLRRGLKERRYEAFNKLRIFQVITVAILAGLLWWHSPPSHIQDRIGLLFFFSVFWGFFPLYNAVFTFPQERAMLIKERSSGMYRLSSYFLARTAGDLPMELALPTVFVVIIYWMGGLKPDPATFVLSLLVVLFSVLVSQSLGLAFGAILMDVKQATTLASVTTLVFLMAGGYYIQQIPGFIVWFKYLSFSFYCYKLLLGVQYTENDYYECANGDFCRVVDFPAVKSMGSDHLWIDVCIMALMLVGYRIVAYLALRRVQVR